TTGTCCCGCTCGATAAAATCGGGACAACCGAATTGCCTGGCAAACGCGGGGCGGCTGCAATGGACTTATATAAAAAATATATCCAGGCCAGAACCAATCTCTGGTCAATCTATGATCTACAGAGTGGAGGACGGTCTCAGTGATAATGAACGTTGGACAAAAGAAATTCAACCTTGCTGAAAAAACATTAATTATGGGGATCGTGAATGTGACACCGGACTCATTTTCGGATGGAGGCCGCTATAATGAACTAGACAGGGCTGTCGAACATGCCCGCAAGCTCGCAGCGGACGGAGCGGATATTCTTGATATCGGCGGGGAATCAACCAGACCGGGGCATGAGAAAGTATCCGAAGAAGAAGAACTGGAACGTGTGATTCCGGTAATCGAAGCTATTTCCAGCCAGGTCGATGTGCCGATTTCAATCGATACTTACAAAGCGGAAGTCGCCAGGCAAGCCATTGCCGCCGGTGCGGACATCATCAATGACGTTTGGGGAGCAAAAGCCGATCCAAACATGGCCAAAGTCATGGCGGACGCTGAGGTGCCCGTTATCTTGATGCATAACCGCGAAAATATGGATTACTCAGATATTTTGACGGATATGATGGCAGACTTAAATGAAAGTATCGGACTTGTAAAAAAAGCCGGCGTCAAAGACAGTAATATCATACTTGATCCCGGCATCGGATTTGCAAAAACATTCGAGCATAACTTGCTTGTAATGAGAAGGCTTGATGAACTCAAGGTGCTCGGCTATCCGCTCCTGCTCGGCACCTCGAGGAAACGATTTATCGGAACTGTCCTCGATCTTCCGACAGATGAGAGGGTGGAAGGAACCGGCGCGACAACATGCCTGGGCATCCAAAAAGGCTGCAGCATCGTCCGGGTCCATGATGTGAAAGAAAACGCGCGGATGGCTAAAATGATGGATGCGATGCTCGGAAAGCCGTTTTCTTCACACGGAAGCTGAATACCGCATGCCGCCTGGTGCCCAATGAATTACAGCATTACAAGGAGTGAATGCAAAGTGGATAAAATTCATGTGAATCGGATGAGTTTTTACGGCTATCATGGCGTATTTTCCGAAGAAAACAAACTTGGCCAGCGCTTTTATGTCGACCTTGTGCTGGAAATGGATTTGACACCTGCCAGTAAAACCGATGACCTTACGAAAACCGTAAACTATGCCGACATATATGAAAAAGTGAAAGAGATCGTGGAAGGGCCGCCCCGCAAATTGGTCGAAACCGTTGCAGAGGAAATCGCCGCAGCAATCCTCGGTTCGTTTGCGCCTGTTCAAATTTGCACGGTGAAGGTCATCAAGCCCGACCCGCCGATTAATGGCCACTATGACTCGGTCGCAATCGAAATGACGAGGGCTCGGCAATGAAAAAGGCAGCAGCTTATATCGCCCTCGGATCAAATGTCGGTGACCGTGCCGGTTTTTTACAGCAGGCTCTCAGAAAGATTGATGAAACAGAAGGCATCACCATTACAGGGACATCATCCATTTATGAAACCGAGCCGGTGGGATATACCGATCAGGGCCGTTTTCTGAATATGGTCATTGAAGCGGCAACCGATCTCAATCCGTTCCAATTATTGGACAGGCTTCTTCAAATCGAGCAGAAAAGCGGGCGGACGAGGGATGTGAGATGGGGCCCGCGCACATTAGACCTTGACATTTTACTCTATAACCAAGAAAATATTGAAACAGAGCGGTTGATCATTCCGCATCCGCGGATGACCGGCCGGGCTTTTGTAATGATTCCGTTAGTTGAGATCAATCCGAATGTCCGCATACCGGCTATTGAACAATCGTTGCCGGCATTGATCGATGAACTCCCGGATAAAGAAGGGGTAAGCATATGGAAGCAGAAAAATGGGGCCGCAGAATACGGGCTTTTCGAAAGCTGAAAGGCTATACACAGGAAGAGTTTGCAAAGAAAACCGGCATTTCCCTTTCCATATTTGGGGAAATAGAAAGAGGGAACCGCAAGCCTTCACCTCAAACGGTGCTTCTCATTTCGGAAAAACTTGGCGTGCCGGCAGACGAATTGACGCCTGATTAAAATGAAAGAGGTGATATCATGTTCAAAATCGGCGATATCGAACTGAAAAACCGTGTTGTGCTCGCACCCATGGCGGGTGTATGCAACTCGGCATTCCGCCTGACCGTCAAAGAGTTCGGGGCAGGACTTGTCTGTGCCGAAATGGTGAGTGACAAAGGAATTCTGTTCAATAACGAAAAAACGATGAACATGCTATATATAGATGAACGGGAAAAACCGCTGAGCCTGCAAATTTTCGGCGGGGAAAAAGACACACTTGTCGAGGCTGCCAAATTCGTGGATAAAAACACAACAGCCGATATTATCGATATAAACATGGGCTGCCCGGTCCCGAAAATCACAAAATGTGATGCCGGAGCGAAATGGCTCCTGCAGCCTGAAAAAATCTATGAACTCGTTTCCGCTGTTGTCGATGCAGTCGATAAGCCGGTTACGGTGAAAATGAGGATGGGCTGGGATGACAAGACGATCTATGCCATCGAAAACGCCCGGGCCGTTGAACGGGCAGGCGGGAAAGCTGTATCCCTTCATGGCCGTACACGCGTCCAGATGTATGAAGGACATGCCAACTGGGATATCCTGAAGGACGTCAAGGAAGCTGTCAGCATTCCGGTAATCGGAAATGGTGACGTCCAGACACCGCAGGATGCAAAGCGCATGCTCGATATGACCGGTGTCGACGGTGTCATGATCGGCAGAGCTGCACTGGGCAACCCGTGGATGATTTACCGTACCGTCAAGTTTCTTGAGACAGGAGAACTCATCGGCGAACCGACCGCCCGTGAAAAAATCGATGTGTGCATCCTTCATATGGACCGCTTAATCGATTTGAAGAACGAACATGTTGCCGTGATGGAAATGCGCAAACATGCAGCCTGGTATTTGAAAGGGCTGCGCGGCAATGCCAAAGTGCGCAACAAAATCAATGAATGCAGCACAAGGGAAGAAATCGTTGGCCTTCTGAACGGCTATGTTGAAAAGATTGAAGCAGAACAGGCGGACATCCAGGCTGGATAAGGAAATCGTTTGACAGCCGGGCTATGCTCGCCTATAATACCCATATTGATTGTCGGATTTCATACTGCCAGGAGACTGGCAGTTTTTCTGCGTTTTAGAATCACCCAGCTTCCATAGCCGCTGTCCAAAAGATCGTTTACCTTTTGGGCATTTTCTACAACTAACAATTGGAGATGATGTCATGAGTCATGAAGAATTGAATGACCAGCTGCGTGTCCGCAGGGAAAAAATGTCCCACCTCCGTGATATGGGGATCGATCCGTTCGGACGCCGCTTCCAACCGTCCCATCACAGCCTTGAACTTCAAAAGGAATACGGGGACCTTACGAAAGAAGAGCTGGAAGAAAAAGAAATACAGGTATCTGTCGCCGGCCGGGTAATGACAAAACGCGGCAAAGGTAAAGCAGGCTTCGCCCATATCCAGGATCTGACCGGGCAAATCCAGCTATATGTAAGGAAAGACCGCCTCGGTGAAGAAAGGTATGAGGTTTTCAGCAGCAGCACCGACCTTGGGGATATCGTCGGGGTTACCGGAACGCTTTTCAAAACGAAAGTCGGCGAACTTTCCATTAAGGTGGATACGTTCGAAATGCTGTCCAAATCACTGAAGCCGCTGCCGGAAAAATTCCACGGCTTGAAAGACGTAGAACAAAGATACCGCCAGCGTTATCTGGACCTTATTACAAACATGGAAAGCCGTGAAACATTCATCCTGAGGAGCAAGATTCTTCAATCGATGCGCCGCTACCTTGATGACAGAGGCTATCTTGAAGTTGAAACGCCAATGATGCACTCGATTCCGGGCGGAGCTTCGGCGCGTCCGTTTATCACACATCATAATGCGCTCGATATGCAGCTTTACATGCGTATCGCGATTGAACTTCATCTGAAACGGCTGATTGTCGGCGGCCTTGAAAAGGTATATGAAATAGGCCGTGTATTCCGGAATGAAGGGGTCTCAACCCGGCACAATCCGGAATTTACGATGATCGAGCTTTATGAAGCATATGCCGATTTCCAGGATATCATGGAGCTCACCGAAAACTTGATTGCCCATATTGCGGAGGATGTTCTCGGTTCAACGACTGTCCTTTATGATGGACAGGAAATCGACCTGAAGCCGAAGTGGGCCCGCCTCCATATGGTTGAT
This DNA window, taken from Bacillus marinisedimentorum, encodes the following:
- the folP gene encoding dihydropteroate synthase gives rise to the protein MNVGQKKFNLAEKTLIMGIVNVTPDSFSDGGRYNELDRAVEHARKLAADGADILDIGGESTRPGHEKVSEEEELERVIPVIEAISSQVDVPISIDTYKAEVARQAIAAGADIINDVWGAKADPNMAKVMADAEVPVILMHNRENMDYSDILTDMMADLNESIGLVKKAGVKDSNIILDPGIGFAKTFEHNLLVMRRLDELKVLGYPLLLGTSRKRFIGTVLDLPTDERVEGTGATTCLGIQKGCSIVRVHDVKENARMAKMMDAMLGKPFSSHGS
- the folB gene encoding dihydroneopterin aldolase, with the translated sequence MDKIHVNRMSFYGYHGVFSEENKLGQRFYVDLVLEMDLTPASKTDDLTKTVNYADIYEKVKEIVEGPPRKLVETVAEEIAAAILGSFAPVQICTVKVIKPDPPINGHYDSVAIEMTRARQ
- the folK gene encoding 2-amino-4-hydroxy-6-hydroxymethyldihydropteridine diphosphokinase is translated as MKKAAAYIALGSNVGDRAGFLQQALRKIDETEGITITGTSSIYETEPVGYTDQGRFLNMVIEAATDLNPFQLLDRLLQIEQKSGRTRDVRWGPRTLDLDILLYNQENIETERLIIPHPRMTGRAFVMIPLVEINPNVRIPAIEQSLPALIDELPDKEGVSIWKQKNGAAEYGLFES
- a CDS encoding helix-turn-helix domain-containing protein, which codes for MEAEKWGRRIRAFRKLKGYTQEEFAKKTGISLSIFGEIERGNRKPSPQTVLLISEKLGVPADELTPD
- the dusB gene encoding tRNA dihydrouridine synthase DusB; the protein is MFKIGDIELKNRVVLAPMAGVCNSAFRLTVKEFGAGLVCAEMVSDKGILFNNEKTMNMLYIDEREKPLSLQIFGGEKDTLVEAAKFVDKNTTADIIDINMGCPVPKITKCDAGAKWLLQPEKIYELVSAVVDAVDKPVTVKMRMGWDDKTIYAIENARAVERAGGKAVSLHGRTRVQMYEGHANWDILKDVKEAVSIPVIGNGDVQTPQDAKRMLDMTGVDGVMIGRAALGNPWMIYRTVKFLETGELIGEPTAREKIDVCILHMDRLIDLKNEHVAVMEMRKHAAWYLKGLRGNAKVRNKINECSTREEIVGLLNGYVEKIEAEQADIQAG
- the lysS gene encoding lysine--tRNA ligase, coding for MSHEELNDQLRVRREKMSHLRDMGIDPFGRRFQPSHHSLELQKEYGDLTKEELEEKEIQVSVAGRVMTKRGKGKAGFAHIQDLTGQIQLYVRKDRLGEERYEVFSSSTDLGDIVGVTGTLFKTKVGELSIKVDTFEMLSKSLKPLPEKFHGLKDVEQRYRQRYLDLITNMESRETFILRSKILQSMRRYLDDRGYLEVETPMMHSIPGGASARPFITHHNALDMQLYMRIAIELHLKRLIVGGLEKVYEIGRVFRNEGVSTRHNPEFTMIELYEAYADFQDIMELTENLIAHIAEDVLGSTTVLYDGQEIDLKPKWARLHMVDAIKEETGVDFWQQMSDDEARALAKEHGVEIKDTMTFGHIVNEFFEQKIEEKLIQPTFVYGHPVEISPLARKNEEDPRFTDRFELFIVGREHANAFTELNDPIDQRERFEAQLKEREEGNDEAHMMDEDFLESLEYGMPPTGGLGIGIDRLVMLLTNSPSIRDVLLFPQMRHRD